The following is a genomic window from Streptomyces lincolnensis.
GTACGGTCGCGCCGCCTCTACGTGCGAAGACGCACGATGACCGGACCGGAGAGCGAGGGATCTCAAGTGCGCCGCGCCGTCTGTCCCGGGTCGTTCGACCCGATCACCAACGGACACCTCGACATCATTTCCCGCGCCTCACGTCTGTACGACGAGGTCTACGTCGCGGTGATGATCAACAAGTCCAAGAAGGGCCTGTTCGAGATCGACGAGCGGATCGACCTGATCCGCCAGGTCACCGCCGAGTACGGAAACGTCAGGGTCGAGGCCTTCCACGGCCTCCTCGTCGACTTCTGCAAGGAGCGCGACATCCCGGCCATCGTCAAGGGGCTGCGCGCGGTCAGCGACTTCGACTACGAGCTCCAGATGGCCCAGATGAACAACGGCCTGTCGGGCGTGGAGACCCTCTTCGTCCCCACCAACCCCACCTACAGCTTCCTCTCCTCCTCCTTGGTCAAGGAGGTCGCGACCTGGGGCGGAGACGTCTCCCACCTGGTTCCCCCGCTGGTCCTCGAAGCCCTGAACACGCGTCTGCGCGGGGACTGATGGGGCTACAGTCGTCCCGTCCGTCTCCAACACAGCTGTAGAGAGTGGCGAGCACAGGTGGACGTGCAGAAGAAGCTCGACGAGATCGTCGCCTCGGTCTCCGGTGCCCGGTCGATGCCCATGTCGGCCTCGTGCGTGGTCAACCGCGCCGACCTGCTCGCGATGCTCGAAGAGGTGCGCCAGGCCCTGCCCGGCTCCCTCGCGCAGGCCCAGGAGCTGATCGGCGACCGCGAGCAGATGGTCGAGCAGGCCCGCCAGGAGGCCGAGCGGATCATCGGGCAGGCGCACGCCGAGCGCGGCTCCCTGATCTCCGACACCGAGGTCGCCCGCCGCTCGCAGGCCGAGGCCGACCGCATCCTCACCGAGGCCCGCCAGGAGGCCGAGGAGATCCGAGCGGAGGCCGACGACTACGTCGACTCCAAGCTCGCCAACTTCGAGGTCGTCCTCACCAAGACCCTCGGCTCCGTCGGCCGCGGCCGCGAGAAGCTCCTCGGTACCGGACCCGGCATCGACGAGCAGGGCTACGAGGACGAGGACGCCCCCGAGCGCAGCCACGACCCCGAGACCCTGCGCCGTACCGCCGACGAGTACGTCGACATCAAGCTCGGCGCCTTCGAGGCGGTCCTCGCCAAGACCTTGGAGGCCGTCGGCCGCGGCCGCCAGAAGCTGCACGGCCGTATCGCCACGGACGACCTCGGCGCCCTCGCCGACGACACGTCCACCCTCCAGCACTCCAGCGACGCCGACTACCTGGCCGACCTGGCCGGCCACGCGGCACAGGGCACCCCGGCCCCCGCCGGGCAACCCGCCCCGGTGCCCCAGCAGTACGACCCGCAGACTCCGCAGGCCCCCCAGTCGCCGTACGAGTACCAGCAGCAGGCCGACCCCTACGGCGGCTACCAGCAGCCGGCCTACGCCCAGCAGGACGCCTACGGCTACCAGCAGGCCGATCCGTACGCCTACCAGGGCTACGACGGCGGGCAGCAGCAGGCCGGCTACGACCAGAGCCAGGTCCAGGGCCAAAGCCAGGCCGCGCAGCCGAACACCCAGCAGGGACACCAGACGTACGCCCTCGACGAGACCAGTCTCTTCGACACCGGCATGATCACTCCGGAGCAGCTCAGGGCCTATGAGCAGGGACGCGGAGCGAGCTGAACCGGTGCCGCCGGCCGGGAGCGCACACCGGATTGGGCCGTGAGCGAAAGGTCCAGTATCCTGGCTCTTCGGTCGCGCGTACGTCCGCGATCAACGCTGCCCGGGAACACCGAAGGGCAGCGCCCCAGAGCTCAGCAGATCGAAAGCAGGAATGGCCCTGAACGCCCGCCTCGACCACCGCAACCCTCTCGTGTTCGACACGCACGAGCTGGGTCGGCGGCCTGGTGCGCTACAGCGCCTGACCCGCGAGATCGACGCCCCCAAGGATCTCGGGATCCAGGGAGTCGTCGGGGTGCCGGAAGGCGCTCCGGTGAAGCTCGACCTCCGGCTCGAGTCGGTCATGGAAGGTGTGCTCGTCACCGGCACCGCCCGTGCACAGGCCGAGGGGGAGTGCGTAAGGTGTCTGGAGCCGCTGGAGCTGGCGCTCGCAGCGGACTTCCAGGAGATGTTCTCGTACCCCGACGCCGACGACCGTGGCCGCCCGAAGGCGGAACCGGCCGACGACGCCGAGGAAGACGAGGACAGGCTCTTCATCGAGGACGGCCTGTTCGACCTCGAACCCGTGCTGCGTGATGCGGTGGTGCTCGCACTGCCGATGCAGCCGGTGTGCCAGGACGACTGCCCCGGCCTGTGCTCCGAGTGCGGAGCACGGCTCGCGGACGCCCCGGACCACCACCACGACGCCGTCGACATCCGTTGGGCGGCACTGCAGGGACTCGCCGGTTCACTCGAAGATGGCGAGAAGGACGAGATCAGCGGCGCCGAAGCCGGCGTCGACGAGAAGCAGGAGAAGTAGCCGTGGCTGTTCCGAAGCGGAAGATGTCGCGCAGCAACACGCGCCACCGCCGGTCGCAGTGGAAGGCTGCGGTCCCCACCCTGGTTGCGTGCGAGCGCTGCCACGAGCCGAAGCTGCAGCACATCGCGTGCCCGGCTTGCGGCACCTACAACAAGCGCCAGGTCCTCGAGGTCTGAGCGGCTGGTGAGAGGCACTGTGTCCACGCCAAAGAAGAACGGCATCCGCGCAGGCGCGGTAGGCCCGGCGGACAACACGGCCTCGTCCCACACGCTGTTGGAAGGGCGGCTCGGGTACAAACTCGAGTCCGCCCTTCTGGTGCGTGCGCTGACCCACCGTTCCTACGCGTACGAGAACGGCGGCCTGCCCACCAACGAGCGCCTGGAGTTCCTCGGGGACTCCGTTCTCGGCCTGGTGGTCACGGACACGCTGTACCGCACCCACCCCGACCTGCCCGAAGGCCAACTGGCCAAGCTGCGGGCCGCGGTGGTCAATTCTCGTGCGCTGGCGGAGGTGGGCCGTGGGCTCGACCTCGGCTCCTTCATCCGGCTCGGCCGCGGTGAAGAGGGTACGGGCGGCCGGGACAAGGCATCCATCCTCGCCGACACCCTTGAAGCGGTGATCGGCGCGGTCTATCTCGACCAGGGGCTGGACTCGGCGGCGGAGCTGGTGCACCGCCTGTTCGACCCGCTGATCGAGAAGTCCTCGAACCTCGGAGCCGGCCTGGACTGGAAGACCAGTCTCCAGGAGCTCACCGCGACCGAGGGGCTCGGTGTTCCCGAGTACCTGGTCACGGAGACCGGCCCCGATCACGAGAAGACCTTCACTGCTGCCGCCCGCGTCGGAGGCGTCTCGTACGGCACCGGCACCGGCCGCAGCAAGAAGGAGGCGGAGCAGCAGGCCGCCGAGTCCGCATGGCGGTCCATCCGGGCCGCGGCGGACGAGCGAGCCAAGGAGGCGGCCGAGCGGGCCGCCCAGGACGGCGAAGGTCCGTCGTCCGTCTCCGCCTGACCGAACAAGCGCACACCGAGCGCCCGCCCTTTGCTTGAGGGCGGGCGCTCGGTTCATACACCGGTTAGGGACGGGGGAGCCTCATGCCCGAGTTGCCCGAGGTCGAGGTCGTACGGCGTGGCCTTCAGCGGTGGGTCGCCCATCGGGCGGTCGCCGAGGCCGAGGTGCTGCACCCGCGCGCGGTGCGCCGCCATCTCGCCGGCGCCGACGACTTCGCGCATCGCCTCAAGGGCCACCGCATCGGCACGCCCAGTCGCCGCGGCAAGTATCTGTGGCTGCCGCTGGAGGACACCCACCAGGCGATCCTGGCGCACCTCGGCATGAGCGGGCAGCTGTTGGTCCAGCCGCACGAGGCCCCGGACGAGAAGCACCTCAGGATCCGCGTGCGCTTCGCGGACGAGGTGGACACCGAACTGCGCTTCGTCGACCAACGCACGTTCGGCGGCCTGTCGTTGCACGACACCGCCCCGGACGGCCTGCCCGACGTCATCGCGCACATCGCGCGGGATCCCCTCGACCCGCTCTTCGACGACGAGGCCTTCCACCAGGCCCTGCGGCGCAAGCGCAGCACCATCAAACGGGCCCTGCTCGACCAGTCGTTGATCAGCGGCGTCGGCAACATCTACGCGGACGAGGCACTGTGGCGCTCACGCATCCACTACGAGCGTCCCACGGCGAACTTCACCCGCCCCCGCACCGCCGAACTCCTCGGCCACGTCCGGGACGTGGTGAACGAGGCGCTGGCGGTGGGCGGCACGAGCTTCGACAGCCTGTACGTCAACGTCAATGGCGAGTCGGGGTACTTCGACCGGTCGCTGGACGCGTACGGGCGTGAGGGCCTGCCCTGCAAGCGGTGCTCCACGCCGATGCGCAGGCGGGCGTGGATGAACCGGTCCAGCTACTTCTGCCCGCGGTGTCAGCGGGCGCCGCGCCTGGCGTCGTAGCGCTCGCGGGCCGCGAGGACGTCGTCCATCCGACCCTCCACGAACTGGATGAGGGTCATCAGCCGCTCGGCGACCTCGCGGCCGAGCGGGGTCAGTTCGTAGTCCACGCGGGGCGGGTTGGTGGGCTGGGCCTCACGGTGGACCAGGCCGTCGCGCTCCAGGGCGTGCAGCGTCTGGGAGAGCATCTTCTCGCTCACGCCGTCCACGCGGCGGCGCAGCTCGTTGAAACGCATCGACCCCTCGTGCAGGGCGCCCAGGGTGAGGCCGCCCCAGCGCCCGGTGACGTGCTCCAGGGTGCCGCGCGAGACACAGGCCCTGGCGAACACGTTGTACGCGAGGTTCTGCTCCTCGGTGTCCTCGTGAGTGGTGCTCATGGCTCCAGAGTACGCGAGGAGAGCGCTTACCAGTAGGGGGCGCTAACCAGTGGTTAGCGGCGTGGTGGGCGAGCTGGGCGGGCCGGGTGGGCCGGGTGGGCCGGTGTGGGCCGACAGCGGTGAGGGGCGGGCCGCCGGTGCGGACCGCCCCCTCACGAACGGCGTTCTAGTAGCCGAAGTCCTGCGTCCACCACGGGCCGCCCGCCCCGAAGTGCACGCCCACGCCCAGCGTCTTGAAGTCGCAGTTCAGGATGTTGGCCTTGTGACCGGGGCTGTTCATCCAGGCGTCCATCACCGCGGCCGCGTCGGCCTGTCCGCGGGCGATGTTCTCGCCGCCGAGGTCGGTGATCCCGGCCTTCGCGGCCCGGTCCCAGGGGCTCGCCCCGTCGGGGTCGGTGTGGTCGAAGAAGGCCCGCGCGGCCATGTCGTCGCTGAAGGCCTCGGCCAGCTCGGACAGCGCGCTGTTGGCGGACACCGCGTTGCAGCCCACCTTGGCCCGCTCCTGGTTGACCAGCTTGAGGACCTCGGCCGCGGCCTGGGCCTCCGCGGAGACCGTGACCGGCTCGGTGGTCTTCTCGGGCGCCTTCGTGGCCGCCTTGGAAGGCGGCGTCTGAGGCTTCTTGCCCTGGTTCTCCTTCGGCTTCTTCGACGGCTCCTCGGTCGGCGTCGCCGTCGGCGTCGAGGGGGACGGCGTGGGCGAGGCGGAACGCTCGGCGTCCCGGCTGGTGGATCCTCCGCCGGTCTCGCGGTCCTCGGCGCTGCCGGAGGTGCCGCCCTGCTCGATCGGGCTGTTGGTCGGCACGCCCGTCGCCTGCACCTGGCCGGCGCTGTTGCTGTTGCCGCCGCCGATCTTGTAGTTCTCCAGGCCGGGCACCGCACCGGTGGCGACGGCGACCGTGCCGAGGGCGACCGCGGCGGAGACACCGAGCAGCCCGGTCTTCACCTGGGCCGGCCGCTTGCGCCGACGGTGCGACCCGGAACGCCGGGGCCCGCCGTCGGGCGTGTAGCTCTCGCCCCGGAAGATCGCGTACTCCTCCTCCGACGCGAAGAGGTAGGCGTCGCTCCTCGCGTTGGCCTCCTCGTACGTGGCGGCCTCGGCGAACACGGTCGTGTCGTCGTACGACGTGTCGGCGTGCGCGCCGGCGTCGTCGTACGTCGCGTTGTTCAGGTAGGGCGCGGTGCCGGCCTTGGTGCGGCCGGCCGCGTACGAGCCCTGCGTCTGTGTGACCCCCGTGGCGCGGCCCGTGGCGGCGCGGCCGGCGGCGGAGCGTCGGTGGCGTCCCATGTCCTTGCCTTTCTCGTCCTGGCGGTCGACGCGTCCCCCCGGCCAACCAAGCTCACAAAACTCACACGATGGAGTGAGTTTCGTATGAGATTCATTGGTGGAGGACGGTACCGCATGGCGAGAGAGGGGGAAGTGCCCAGAGAGACATTGGCCCGTTAGGTTGCACTCATGAGCGAGGATGTGCGACTGGTCGCCTGGGTGCGAGGACATGTCCAGGGTGTGGGTTTCCGCTGGTTCACGCGGGCCAAGGCGCTGGAGATCGGCGGCCTGAGTGGTTTTGCTCTCAATTTGGCCGACGGACGGGTCCAAGTGGTCGCCGAAGGGCCCCCCATGGGCTGCCAAGGACTCCTCGACTGGCTCCAGGGTGACGACACGCCCGGGCGCGTGGACGGCGTCACCGAGATCTGGGACACACCCCGCGGGGGGTACGACGGCTTCGCCATCCGTTGAGCCGGTTCTGTAAAACAGCCCAGGCGGAAGCGGAGGGACCTGACTCCGGCATATGCCCGCAGCAGAAAGGTGCTGGTGGTTGCCAAGAACCGCTTGCCGTGGCAGGCTCCGCACGTAAGGATGATCGCCACGCCCCGAGGGCCCCGAAGGAGTCGCGTCGCCGCCGGTTCAGGCCGCGCAGACCCGGGTTGCCGCCAATACGGGGCGTGATCGTGTTGACCGTCAAACTTTTTGGTGAGACGCTGAAAGCACCCCGCGCACCTTAGCTGTTTGGCATGGAAGAACAGCAGCACGAACTAAAGAGTGTCAAGCACCGCGGGTGCGAATCCCTCACGACCCACACCGCTTCGGTCGGTCACTCAGTGTGGAGGACCATCCATCATGGCAAAGGCGCTTCTCGGTTACGTCGGCGGCTCCGACCCTCGACTCCTCGCCGAGATGCGACGGCTTCAGCAGCGTGTCCAGGACCTGGAATCCGAGCTCGTACGGATCCAGGCGGAGAACGACTCGCTCGCGGCTGCCGCTTCTCACGACAGGATCATGGAGAGCATCGACGCACACCAGGCGGAGCCTGCGCTCACCTGATCACTGCATCGCTCCACGACAGCACACGCAGTGGTTGGGCGGCCTGTATCAACCGCTAAGTTGTCAGAGTTTGCAAGGGACGCTTCGGCGTCCCTTCTTTCTTGCCCCCGCACCCTTTCACTCTCTTTAACGTTTGGTGTGCCCTGCATGTTCACGTGTGAAACCGCAGGGTGACGTGTGTTCGTGGAGTGAGACACCCCCTTTGGGTAGAGTCC
Proteins encoded in this region:
- the mutM gene encoding bifunctional DNA-formamidopyrimidine glycosylase/DNA-(apurinic or apyrimidinic site) lyase — protein: MPELPEVEVVRRGLQRWVAHRAVAEAEVLHPRAVRRHLAGADDFAHRLKGHRIGTPSRRGKYLWLPLEDTHQAILAHLGMSGQLLVQPHEAPDEKHLRIRVRFADEVDTELRFVDQRTFGGLSLHDTAPDGLPDVIAHIARDPLDPLFDDEAFHQALRRKRSTIKRALLDQSLISGVGNIYADEALWRSRIHYERPTANFTRPRTAELLGHVRDVVNEALAVGGTSFDSLYVNVNGESGYFDRSLDAYGREGLPCKRCSTPMRRRAWMNRSSYFCPRCQRAPRLAS
- a CDS encoding winged helix-turn-helix transcriptional regulator; protein product: MSTTHEDTEEQNLAYNVFARACVSRGTLEHVTGRWGGLTLGALHEGSMRFNELRRRVDGVSEKMLSQTLHALERDGLVHREAQPTNPPRVDYELTPLGREVAERLMTLIQFVEGRMDDVLAARERYDARRGAR
- a CDS encoding ATP synthase F0 subunit B encodes the protein MDVQKKLDEIVASVSGARSMPMSASCVVNRADLLAMLEEVRQALPGSLAQAQELIGDREQMVEQARQEAERIIGQAHAERGSLISDTEVARRSQAEADRILTEARQEAEEIRAEADDYVDSKLANFEVVLTKTLGSVGRGREKLLGTGPGIDEQGYEDEDAPERSHDPETLRRTADEYVDIKLGAFEAVLAKTLEAVGRGRQKLHGRIATDDLGALADDTSTLQHSSDADYLADLAGHAAQGTPAPAGQPAPVPQQYDPQTPQAPQSPYEYQQQADPYGGYQQPAYAQQDAYGYQQADPYAYQGYDGGQQQAGYDQSQVQGQSQAAQPNTQQGHQTYALDETSLFDTGMITPEQLRAYEQGRGAS
- a CDS encoding acylphosphatase; the protein is MSEDVRLVAWVRGHVQGVGFRWFTRAKALEIGGLSGFALNLADGRVQVVAEGPPMGCQGLLDWLQGDDTPGRVDGVTEIWDTPRGGYDGFAIR
- the rnc gene encoding ribonuclease III is translated as MSTPKKNGIRAGAVGPADNTASSHTLLEGRLGYKLESALLVRALTHRSYAYENGGLPTNERLEFLGDSVLGLVVTDTLYRTHPDLPEGQLAKLRAAVVNSRALAEVGRGLDLGSFIRLGRGEEGTGGRDKASILADTLEAVIGAVYLDQGLDSAAELVHRLFDPLIEKSSNLGAGLDWKTSLQELTATEGLGVPEYLVTETGPDHEKTFTAAARVGGVSYGTGTGRSKKEAEQQAAESAWRSIRAAADERAKEAAERAAQDGEGPSSVSA
- the rpmF gene encoding 50S ribosomal protein L32, whose product is MAVPKRKMSRSNTRHRRSQWKAAVPTLVACERCHEPKLQHIACPACGTYNKRQVLEV
- the coaD gene encoding pantetheine-phosphate adenylyltransferase yields the protein MRRAVCPGSFDPITNGHLDIISRASRLYDEVYVAVMINKSKKGLFEIDERIDLIRQVTAEYGNVRVEAFHGLLVDFCKERDIPAIVKGLRAVSDFDYELQMAQMNNGLSGVETLFVPTNPTYSFLSSSLVKEVATWGGDVSHLVPPLVLEALNTRLRGD
- a CDS encoding CAP domain-containing protein, with the translated sequence MGRHRRSAAGRAATGRATGVTQTQGSYAAGRTKAGTAPYLNNATYDDAGAHADTSYDDTTVFAEAATYEEANARSDAYLFASEEEYAIFRGESYTPDGGPRRSGSHRRRKRPAQVKTGLLGVSAAVALGTVAVATGAVPGLENYKIGGGNSNSAGQVQATGVPTNSPIEQGGTSGSAEDRETGGGSTSRDAERSASPTPSPSTPTATPTEEPSKKPKENQGKKPQTPPSKAATKAPEKTTEPVTVSAEAQAAAEVLKLVNQERAKVGCNAVSANSALSELAEAFSDDMAARAFFDHTDPDGASPWDRAAKAGITDLGGENIARGQADAAAVMDAWMNSPGHKANILNCDFKTLGVGVHFGAGGPWWTQDFGY
- a CDS encoding YceD family protein; its protein translation is MALNARLDHRNPLVFDTHELGRRPGALQRLTREIDAPKDLGIQGVVGVPEGAPVKLDLRLESVMEGVLVTGTARAQAEGECVRCLEPLELALAADFQEMFSYPDADDRGRPKAEPADDAEEDEDRLFIEDGLFDLEPVLRDAVVLALPMQPVCQDDCPGLCSECGARLADAPDHHHDAVDIRWAALQGLAGSLEDGEKDEISGAEAGVDEKQEK